DNA sequence from the SAR324 cluster bacterium genome:
ATACGGCTATCGTAACCCGGCAGAATCCAAGCCGAAATACTTAAAAGCACCCAGGTCAACCGAGCCGGCAGCCAATTCATGAGATCATCCGCTCTTGCTCCAAACCAGCCAAAGCGCAGGTAGCGCTCATTACGATAGCCGACCATTGAGTCCATAGTGCTGATTACCTTGAAGGCAAGCATGCCTGGAATGCCTCCCAAAGTCAGCCAGAATAAGGGAGAAACCACTCCGTCAGACAAGTTTTCGCTAAGACTTTCTAGGGTTGCTCGATTACAACCTGCGAGACCAAGTCGTTCTACATCACGTCCCACTAATTGGGATACTTCCTCCCGGGCTTTCATCAAATTGCCATCGGCAGTAGCTCGCCAAACTCGTAACCCATGTATCTCCAGATCTCGCAAAGCTAGCAGACTGTAACCCAGAAAGAGATCCAGACTCCAACCGAGGACTGGATGTAAACTGCCGAAAATTTTTTGCAAAAGGAAGTAACAGCCTAATACGATCCCTAAAAGCAGCAGGCCAAGCAGGATGCCTCCCGTGTAACCATTCCATCTTCTGGCAAACAGCCATCGCTCCAGGTAACCCAGCAAGTGGCCAATCAGCCGAATTGGATGAAACCGATAAACGGGATCTCCGAACCAAAGATCCAGAAGGAAGATTGACCAGAGCAACAACAGAGGAGTCACCCAACTGGTAAGGGTGAATTCAGCAAAGCCCGTCAAGAATCCTCGACAAGTTACAGTGGCGCTCAATCAGATCAGCCAATCGATCCAACTCTCGCAAATTTTCCTGTGCATGGTCCGGAATGGGTTGAATTTGCTTTCCAGTAAGCTGTAGCAGTCGGTTTGCTACCTCACCCTTATCGAAGATGCCGTGCAGATAAGTTCCGAGAATTCTCTGCTTTTCATCCCAGACACACAATCCTGACGGCTCGACCAAATCCATCCATTTTGCTTGCTGTAGTTGGGATCTTCCTGCATGAATTTCGTAGCCACTCACTTTACATCCTTTGAGAATTCCCTGCCCTTCGTATTCAGCAAGCTGCAGGATCTTGGTAGCCACCATCTCAGTGCTTAAGGGCAGAACACCCATACCAGATGCACCATCAATTGTGCCTTCAATTCCTTCAGGGTCGGTAATCCACTCTCCCAGTATCTGGAACCCACCACAGATTCCCACCAGCAGGAAGTTTCCCTGATGCTGCCGAATCCAGTTTTCCCATCCCCTTTCTCGGAGAATTTGCAAATCAGACAAGGTGTTCTTACTACCTGGTAGGATCAACACGTCTGGCAGTCGGCCATTCGGAGGCTTCTCCAGATATTCTAGAGAAATGTCTGGTTGACGTTGTAGGGGAGCAAAGTCGGTAAAATTTGAGAGTTGCGGTAAATGGACAACATGAATTCGCAGGGATGCGTCTTCACGCGGAGTTGAGCGAATTTGCTGGGAGTCCTCCTCGTCAAGCTGGAAAGAATCGTAGGGAATGGTACCTAGTACTGGTAGCGGAACCTGTTTCTCAAAGAGCCGGATACCTGGTTCGAGTAAAGTGTAATCCCCCCTAAACTTGTTAATCAGGCAGCCATAAAGCAAGGGATGATACTCTGTCTGAATGAGATCATAAGTCCCCTTGAGCCAAGCGAAGACTCCTCCGTGATCAATATCCCCCACTAACAAAACCCGGGCGTTGGCATGGTGAGCCATCCGCATGTTTGAAAGGTCGGTCTGCTGAAGGTTGATCTCGGCAGGACTGCCTGCTCCTTCAAGTATCAACAACTCGAAATCACGGGACAGGTCATCATAAACCTTCCGGACAATCGTGAAGTTTTCTTCTGCCAGTTGATAGTAGTCGCGATAGGCGTAGTTCCCAATGGACTTGCCAAGGCGCACGAGCTGGGATTGTCCCTGTCCTTGGGGTTTGAGCAAGATCGGATTCATCCGCACATCCGGTTCCAATCCAGCAGCTTGAGCCTGCAGAACCTGGGC
Encoded proteins:
- the cbiB gene encoding adenosylcobinamide-phosphate synthase CbiB, with translation MTGFAEFTLTSWVTPLLLLWSIFLLDLWFGDPVYRFHPIRLIGHLLGYLERWLFARRWNGYTGGILLGLLLLGIVLGCYFLLQKIFGSLHPVLGWSLDLFLGYSLLALRDLEIHGLRVWRATADGNLMKAREEVSQLVGRDVERLGLAGCNRATLESLSENLSDGVVSPLFWLTLGGIPGMLAFKVISTMDSMVGYRNERYLRFGWFGARADDLMNWLPARLTWVLLSISAWILPGYDSRMAWSIGLSQHQYMPGPNAGWGQAASAGALRVRLVGEKWKNGRLQHNAWLGHSDDTTQVSADSIPRLIRLNRYTTLLLLVIISLLIAVFN
- a CDS encoding cobyric acid synthase, encoding MAKALMLQGTGSGVGKSLLCAGLCRLLARRGIRVAPFKAQNMALNSGVTRSGEEMGRAQVLQAQAAGLEPDVRMNPILLKPQGQGQSQLVRLGKSIGNYAYRDYYQLAEENFTIVRKVYDDLSRDFELLILEGAGSPAEINLQQTDLSNMRMAHHANARVLLVGDIDHGGVFAWLKGTYDLIQTEYHPLLYGCLINKFRGDYTLLEPGIRLFEKQVPLPVLGTIPYDSFQLDEEDSQQIRSTPREDASLRIHVVHLPQLSNFTDFAPLQRQPDISLEYLEKPPNGRLPDVLILPGSKNTLSDLQILRERGWENWIRQHQGNFLLVGICGGFQILGEWITDPEGIEGTIDGASGMGVLPLSTEMVATKILQLAEYEGQGILKGCKVSGYEIHAGRSQLQQAKWMDLVEPSGLCVWDEKQRILGTYLHGIFDKGEVANRLLQLTGKQIQPIPDHAQENLRELDRLADLIERHCNLSRILDGLC